TTGGGAGAATCAGCTGAAGAAGATTGGAAGATTAAACGACAAGTTCTGCTAGAAAAAAAGGTGAGAAAAACAGGTATAGTTAGTTCATGTTAGGAAAAGTAACTGAGGAGGAGATTGGCCAAAATCATTTATTCGTTGagctaaaaattttaaaatctacaaaacccttctttgttttctttaatAACTTCCCAATTTTAGGCTGTCATTGTATACTTGGGCAGTCTGTTTGGTGAGAAGTGGGTATGGATAACTGGACTAAGTTTTGCAGGTAAGGAGTGTGGATGCAAAGGAAGCATTGCGGCTCACAAAAGAAAATAACTTTGTCATTCTTGATGTACGGCCAGAGGCAGAATTCAAAGAGGTTAGTCCTATTTCACCAGTCTCTCTTTTAGAAGTCCTAAAAGTCGAGAGATGTAGGTTATTCTAGACAGTGCAAGCAGAAACTCATTGGAGTAAATCCCATATGTTTCTTGGTTTTATGCGAATGAACAAATTTCAGGATCAAAAGTATTGGTGGACAACATTTAAGATGTTAGGATAGTTGAACCACCGAAATGGTCGAACAAAAAGGTGCATATTTGCATTTCAATTCGCTCCATCTTACTgctcttactgcttgattgttGTTTGGTGTAGGCTCATCCGGAAGGTGCTATTAATGTGCAAATATACAGGCTTATAAAGGACTGGACTGCATGGGACATTGCAAGGAGAGTAGCATTTGCGTTTTTCGGTATCTTTGCGGGAACGGAGGAGAACCCTGAATTTATCTCAAGTAAGAAGCAAACGACATTTAGACTTGGTACTCCTAAGAAAAACGAAATTTATTTACTTGACGGCTATGGATTGTGCAAGCAGGCGTGGAATCAAAAATAACCAAGGATTCAAAGATTATAGTGGCATGTTCAACTGGAGGAACGACCAAGCCTACACAAAATCTTCCAGAGGGCCAACAGTCAAGGTTCTCCTCACCTCTACTTGTATTTCCTAGCTAGCTATCTTCACCATCCCTAATACCTAGAGGCGTGAACAGTCTCCACCCTCTCCTTCTACTGAATTTCTTGGTTTGTCTTTGGTTATGCCGTAATGCAATAAAGATGCATCGAAAGCCCAGGGAAATAATCAATACAGTACCATAACATATATTAGTATTACTCTTCAAACACGAGAGAAAATGGGTATAACTGTCAGAGATTATTGACTTGGGCAGCGTGAAGCTTGTAGTCTGTAGGAAAGCATCTGCTGTATTCATGTAACCTAATTAAGTAGAAGGTCTTCAAACATTTGTAATACTACTGAATGCAGGTCATTCATAGCAGCTTACTTGCTGGTTCTCAATGGCTACACAAATGTCTATCACTTGGAAGGAGGGCTTTATAATTGGTTTAAGGA
The DNA window shown above is from Primulina huaijiensis isolate GDHJ02 chromosome 12, ASM1229523v2, whole genome shotgun sequence and carries:
- the LOC140989609 gene encoding rhodanese-like domain-containing protein 14, chloroplastic, with the protein product MAGVTSISPHTSASSSLHPKFHSSTLAYSFNSSVESTGTKVGKLSRSFRPLRIQNAATKPAKSPAEEDWKIKRQVLLEKKVRSVDAKEALRLTKENNFVILDVRPEAEFKEAHPEGAINVQIYRLIKDWTAWDIARRVAFAFFGIFAGTEENPEFISSVESKITKDSKIIVACSTGGTTKPTQNLPEGQQSRSFIAAYLLVLNGYTNVYHLEGGLYNWFKEDLPTVSED